TCACAAAGCCATTATCATAAAATTGCAGAGTTCGATGTTCATTAACACAGCCAAATTCATTATAGAAATTACTCCTACGTCTTAACCAAATATCTCGAGTACAAATAATCAAAGGCTTTGCTGAAATGCTCATCAGATCACATGAAGCTTTTGCAGGCTGGTCCTTTTGATATTCCAAGACGAACTTCCATCCCACTATGCATGTCCACTGGACGTAAAGTTTCAGATTCACGAGGATCTGCAAGTATCAACACAGAAAGGACTCATCAGTAGAAGTTAGAGCAAAAACACATGTGAGATGCCAATTCATCTGAAAGCATATGCCAAATTTACCAGGACCAAATCAGGagttcacaaaaaaataaatacagccCATGTTTAGAATGTTTTTaccaattacaatttatctaTCACACTAACTAAAGTGCAAAATAATTACATCTATCCTCGAAACCCCAAATTGAGAACACAATCTGTGTAATTAACGTACTAGAACAAAAATgattatcaaaaagaaaaagatatgtGATGCAAATGAAATTAATGGATCCCCAAAATTACATGAAAGATCATTGACAGTTTTATCAACTGCAGAACCCTAAAATCCAATGAAAGACAATCAGCCTACCTTTGATCATTATGAATGAGgatgatgattttttcaaatactTTATTGAAATGAAAGTAGGTGTGAATTCAAAATCTAACCAACTCAAAATGAGAAGGCAGCTTTTATAGCAATAATCAAATactatcaaattgaaaataactttcTTTGTGGTTAGCAAATAGAAGTAGTTACCATTCAGATAATCCTCAAAACCAAAATCTTCCAAACTTCCGGTCAAAGCCTCCAGCCCAAGCATTGAAGATGGAATTGGTCCTGGTGGCCTCCGGAATCTGCAAAGTTCACACAGATGAATAATGCAAAAATAGCAGCATAATCTGATAACTGTACAACTTTGAATATTTTATGTGTGCATTTGTGTGTGTGGAGAACCACAGCAAAAGAAGAGGAAGCCCCAGCAAATTTTGGACAAAATTGGGATACAACATGCGCATGTGCAAGTTATGAGTGAACTTATATGACCTAGTTTCAGAAGAAGCAATCTTCCAAGCCTCGTGTCAAAGTATCCATTTCAGCATGAGTGGTCATAGTAACAACTATACAGCATCCACCTGTTTAGTTTTTCAATATACAGTGTGGATAATGCTGCTCTTAATTCTTAATTGTAATGATAGGTCAAGAGAATATACTCCTGGATTTTAATAATAAGCCCCTCGAAACCAGTAGTATCCCAGGATGACACCACAGACAGCAATTAAAAATTCCAACGGTAAGGATTTAGGTGCAGATGATCCAAATTCACGTTAACAACTTGCCCAAAACTACAACAGTTGAACACTCCTACCTAATATGGCTCTAAGTGTAGCACCATGACACCCTCGTGGGCATCTAACAACCAAACGATATGTGAAAATAACAACTCCATACTAATTGCTACTTTCTGTAGCAAACTGTTCAGGTCTCCAACCCTCAAGCTCACATCCAATCAGTACAGGATAAGCATCTTCAAACAACTAAAATGCAAAGCAATGTTAAGCAAGATCCATCCCATTTCAGCCTTTATGCCCTTGTATTGATAATCTAAAGTCCTTAGCTCCTGTAAACAAAGCACTTAAGCTAAATTTCCCCTAGTCTGAAATTAAAGCACAATCTCATTGCACttttcagattaaaaaaaagaaaagcttggGGATACAAATAAAACCCAAATTGACAACTAAACAAAAACCTTCTTTTAATTAtctaaaacacacacaaaaaacccAAGAAACAGTCACCAGCGacaggttattttttaaacacagaATCAATCAGTCAAAAACACATACCTAGAAAGCATCTGCCTTTCGATACCCATCTGAACAAGAAAAGCTGCCCCATAAGCGTTTGCAAGGGTTATTCTCTTCATGTCCTCTTGATTTTTCTCCACCTAAAGAAAACCTAAAATTATTACCTTCttaaacataaagaaaccaacttcaatttcaacaatCTATTCAGACAAAACCCTTAAACCCCATTATCATACTAATTCCATAAAATATACTAAACAgacaaaaaaagggaaaaaatggtacaaaattaacatattttcaaTCCAGAAAAGACAAGGAATGATTACAGAGAGCAAGGCAGATTCAAGAGGGTGAGATCCAATGATGTCGCCTCTCTTGGTATCAAGGCCGAAACGAAGAGAATCATGGACTTCTCCAATTTGATGCTCGATTGTCTTTGGTGCTTccattctttcttgttttcttcgatttctcttctcctcttctgtTTATGTGTTCTGTCTTTGTGAACAAGCGACTAGTTAGTTGATGGAGTAGGGGAAACTTTATGCGTGCTGTGTTGAAACGACGACGTAGATTCGGTTGTCTTATAATTTCCTTCGGGCGACTGACTTATCTAGTAAGTCATggagtaaattataaaattagtccctctagtttttaaaataagttcaatagtctttttagttttacaaTATAACTAATCAATCCTTTTACTAGTGTTAATCgtgcttaatttaatattattttattttcaaaaatatcttcttttctcataaatattttcatattatatacttcattttatgtttcttaaaacaaaagggATTAATGGCTTAATTAGTCCTTGTTGAATAGAATAATTTGTCTTTGGGCTAAATgttgtaaaaataaatctagattTAATTCGGTGAAAGGACttataatctaaattaactgattgaaattttattttatttttttaatcaaaacaataatattctaaatttttaaaaaaatatttttttttatcaactcatATTAATTTGCTCAAtcaaaattcaagtttttttataaattaattaccagaatcaagtttaaaaactaaaatagataaaataagtGTGTCAGGAATATGAgttatttgatgattttattaattattaaaaaaaaacagtataaaAAGTTTCATTGAGATCTTTAGGtaatattaatagaaaattaaGGGTTGGAGTTGACACATGATAATATTGTGAACAATGTAATAGAGTAGTAGCCATTTTGTAATTAGCCCTCGAAAAAATATAGCAGTTagcaatgaaaaacaaatgattgAGGCCATTAAGAAGTTATTGTTTTgcggatttttattttaaaaaatattaaattaatatttttaaacatattttaaatatgttaattttaaaaaaaattgatatattttaaattttaaaaaatcacttataAAAATTATCGTATTATCAAACACACATAAGTGATGTTACAATAAATGATCAATGAAGTGTTGATTTAGTGGTTAAAGTATTGGTATATCTGCAAGGATGAGAATACAAGTTGGATCcccagaaaatatatttattgaaagGGACAACCACGAACATCGAATGTGATTAGTCTTACTATTTAAAAGGATGTGAGGATATTCGagtaggaataaaaaaaaaacacacataaataatgtgttttgaagagcttttgtttctgtttttgaatatttttagtttgaaaagaaattaaatttatatatttttagtgttttataatgattttaatatattaggttaaaaatataaaaatataaaaaaattattttaatatattaaaaaaaaagttattgaacaCTCCCCGAAAATGTTTTGAGAACGGGCTCATGGACCAAAGCTAAAGGAGCCCAAGACAACGAACTTGGACCACTTGGTAGAAGAAGTCCCCAGCTAAAATTCAAACCGTAAATTAATCAGCATCAAATCTACCCACCCCACCACTTAAATTGTTGAGCCTTCCTAGGGGAGCTTTTAGCCATTCGATATGCATCATCCATGGTGCTTGAAGCTGGTTTTTCAAGATTGTCCTCGAAACAGAGACTGTCTTCAAGCTCAAAGAATGACCAACAGGGAAGACAAAAATGACTCCCTAAGAAGCAATGGCTGCAGATGATATATTCTTTCAATGTCAACCTCTTTCCAGCTTCTCGAGTGCTTCTGTACAAGGTGTGATACTTCCAAAAAACCCTCGGTCTTGCAACTCTAGGTTGCTGTAGAGACGATGAAATTATTTGTATGGAGGATTGTTCTCTATCCTTTAATTTTCAGAGTATTGaactttactcttttttttttttagtttaacgtgggtgttcggaccagtttgcgcgcaccttgactaatcccacagaccctgaagttaacgaccatgtaagctttcagtgtccatcatataagcaaccacagggctcgaacctgagaccacagaggaagcaaacctcttgatcccaagctcttaccactagccaccacctagatggttgtaTTGAACTTTACTCTTAATTTCTCTTCTGATGGATGATAAAGCATGTTTCTCATAAAAGAATATGTTAAGCTAGGGGTGAGAAAAAatcgaaaaaccgattaaaccgagaaaaccggaaaaaaaaataactgaaaaaaccgaactgaaaaaaaacgattaaaattttaaaaaactcagacggttcggtttcggttttataagcaaaaaactaaaaaaaccgaaccgaaccgaaaccgaaaccgaaaaaaccggaaaaaaaccaagccaaaccgaaaaaaccgagccaaaccgaaaaaaccgagccaaaaccgagaaaaccaagccaaaccggtttgaactggtttttgccCTAAAAAATCGTACCGAAcctggtcggtttgaaccggtttcggttttttaaaaaaaaaattaatttgattactttttttgataaaaaccgaaccgaaccgaaaataattATCCCTATGTTAAGCCTTTCatgttcttccttcttttttttaactcttataAAGGCAACACGTTTAGagtgaaaattaataaaaatatcaaaagtttTTGGATACAATATTaggtttcatttaaatttatgtGCACATAAAAACATACACGGGATTACAATGGATATCCATGAATTAGATTTCTTGAtatctatattttctttattatttattagataaaaatttagatattcataaattacctatatatatatataatataaatataaattttatgttaggTTTGAGCCaatttcaagttaaatttaacaatatttataccatatttattatttatttgaaaaagataactatttaaaaaatactttactaTTTAAATTGAGTTGATATTCATCGAGTCtggatcaaatttttttcatccttgtTTTCTAGTCTCCATATTTATTCATCCCagggagggaaaaaaacaagtcTCATCTTCTttccagaacaagaaagaaaaaaaaccatgagttAATACGTTAGAACATAAGTCttgtatttaaaaacaaaattatgcgTACATGTAAGAAACATCttgcatcaaataaaataataatgtttgaGCCAACCTTGCCGTGTGGGCAACAAGGTTGCTCGAGTGCAATATCATGTAACGTTTTGCTCTATAAAAAACGTATGTAGAAATAttattgtggttgttttttaaattattttttatttaaaaatatattaagataatattttttattttaaaaaaattatttttgatattaacatattaaaatgatctgaaaatactaaaaaaatattattttgaagaaaaaaaattatttttttaaaatataaaaacaaattaagccaTATTCAGCTTCCTTTTCCATGACCTTGAAAACATTCCAGGTACTTtctaaacctttattttttataggcaaGGCTTTTCGACGGAAGCTGATATTTCAATTAACTATCTAGATGGTGGTGCAGTGGTAAAAACTTGGACCAAGAGATTTGCTCTCTTTGTGGTCTCATGTTTGAACCatgtggttgcttatatgatgaccactggaggcttatatggtcgttaacttcaggactcataaaattagttaaggtgcatgcaagctgacccgaacacccacgttaaactaaaaaaaattaattaatatttctccTCGCATCCATTCTAGCTAGCTTCGTGCATGGAATATTGTTGAATAATGATATTACAAGTTAGTGTTGCTCTCTATGTTATTGTCGTATACATACACATGGAACCAAAACATGAACAGCAAATATCATATATCTTGTTGGGTGAGGTAAGGCcaggaagaaaaaacaaaattgaaaattacaagGATGACTAATTGGTTGAGTGTAGTTTCTAGCTAggttaattaatcaatatatttatgGAGGGGAATGGGATTGATGAAGAAATAGAGTGATCAAgttatttatcataaaaacaGCATTCTAGGGTTCCATTTTAACTTTACTGTCACCTTTCTGAACATAGTCAATTGAAAAtggtttatttaaaatttaattaataggtATGAACATATATAGAATCAAATAGTTTTAAGAATGTGCCTAAAAAAACTTCCTGCCGTTAGGATTTGGGAGGTCCCAAGATCAAACCATGGCATAAGCATAAGGAATAGTTATTATGCTCGTTCTTATTTAATGCATTGATATGGGAAATTGAAAATCTAATCTATTTTAgttgaatcaaataaaatattaatttaattataattttcttgaatttttagcGGCTCAATATACTTGATCAATCTTAATCATGTCAatatcttgtaaaaaaaatattgttattttaataaaaactagttTACCTGGTAATTTATGAACTGGCCTAGAGATCCATCTTTTTTTAAGTAAATCTCTTAATCAAATGTGATGAATTtagattttgaataaaaaactaattaaacaaaaattaaaaaaaaattcttcatatCTCATCGATCATCACCTatagaagaacaagaaagaaaataacgtcaatacaatatatatttgaagtgaAATTTAGCAAGAGAAATTTGGGATTTTAGATTATAAAGGTATTTAAGAGTATAGTAGtgcttgtttttcaaaatatttttcattcaaaaatatattaaaataatttttttatttttaaaaaattatttttgatattaacacattaaaatgatcaaaaaacataaaaaattaatttttaacaaaaaaaaattcccaactTAAATTAGCCAAGAGGaaactaattttatttctagaatTCATATACGAGCACATTTGAGAATGTCAAAatctcattaatattaaatcatcACATGCAGTATATATAAATCTTTgtaatttaagaatttataaaattttcttcatttttattatacatcgcgttaatattaatattgtattCTCGTACGAGCAAAAACACAGATTCTTGAAATCTCACATTCCAATCCCTTAATCTCCCGCATTCTCTACAAAATGCCAGGTAAATATGTATGAtcccacaagaaaaaaaaatcccagagCCCATCTGCACATGCTGAGCATTCAGAGATGcgtaaaatcttttttttttttggagagaaattaattaatggagCCAGACACtccaaacaaattaagaaatagcCACAGACCACTCGATGCAttgcttcaattttatttatttatttaatatgtgTGCAAAGCTCATGAAATTCAACATGAACCTTATGCAAAGAAATGGCACCAGATCAAGACGGTGAAAACTTCGTCCCTGAGACGGCAAATACATGCCCAGTCTCAGCAGACACCGGAGGCCGGCGTTGAGCAAAGAGCCGGCtgataacatttatttatttattttgttcccTTATTAGTTGGTACGTTTTCAGCTTTTATATTTACCTAGACggccaatttatttatttatttttttttgttagacgGCCAATTTTATGCCTTCTCGAAGTCGGCATATCATAGGACATTATTTAGGTTTATAGGCAACCATCCAATTAGAATTGCACTTCTAGTAAAATATTGTATGTTTTAGCGACGT
The Populus nigra chromosome 3, ddPopNigr1.1, whole genome shotgun sequence genome window above contains:
- the LOC133688612 gene encoding cyclin-B1-2-like yields the protein MEAPKTIEHQIGEVHDSLRFGLDTKRGDIIGSHPLESALLSVEKNQEDMKRITLANAYGAAFLVQMGIERQMLSRFRRPPGPIPSSMLGLEALTGSLEDFGFEDYLNDPRESETLRPVDMHSGMEVRLGISKGPACKSFM